One region of Mycolicibacterium rhodesiae NBB3 genomic DNA includes:
- a CDS encoding aminotransferase class I/II-fold pyridoxal phosphate-dependent enzyme, translating into MSDNSRAYNSVWQLRGDSWCRLEEASDKLSRPTSSGDVKDEYIASCRDLLATLTPLEPYWAYPGMPQFSRVSRLFSAGDYDKFAQAVGQINRALTTESYRSGDVEHAGLDEHELFPMDPRQVESQAAKSVGVPYFEVLVVESMTEEQERALRNEVRSWRRPDDEFVYELVVVSSGDEALIAALLNVNLQAVVIRRRFSHQSTRDLSTLSEFVDTKISDELSDHKTPDERVEILATSLSHLRPELDLYLMTEIEVEDVAGRLGQYFRRVFHAREGVLELHLSILQGVAARYRTPFFNALKEYSHRPTGVFHALPISQGKSIVNSHWIKDMVGFYGLDVFMAETSSTCGGLDSLLEPTGPLREAQQLAADAYGSRHTFFVTNGTSTANKIVTQSLVAPGDIVLLDRNCHQSHHYGMMLAGAQVVYLEAYALPNYSMYGAVPLREIKSKLLALRRAGKLDRVKMISLTNCTFDGIVYDVSRVMEECLAIKPDLVFLWDEAWFAFARFHPVLRERTAMTAARKLRDKLNDENYRHQYEAMLEADGKAPPTDNELLNRRLMPDPAKARVRVYAAQSTHKTLTSLRQGSMIHVFDQDFGQKVAEPFHEAYMAHTSTSPNYQILASLDLGRRQVALEGFELVQRQIENAMQLRDAIDNHPLLSKYMACLRTSDLIPDEFRPSHIAQPLRTGLRNMMAAWDSDEFALDPSRITLSIGRTGYDGDTFKRQQLMDRHGVQINKTSRNTVLFMTNIGTTRSSVAFLVEVLVKIARELDEQVSEMGLGERARFEQRVKRLTAASTSQPDFSGFHEVFRDHSGAEETPEGDVRRAFYLSYNDANCEYLTDEEIVAKLDAGIDVVSATFVTPYPPGFPVLVPGQVFSREILAFIRDLDTPEIHGYQPDFGFRVYTEKAIEACGAAGAASTNGHRLFDAEPPETTPAPS; encoded by the coding sequence ATGAGCGACAACTCGCGTGCTTACAACAGCGTGTGGCAACTGCGCGGCGACTCCTGGTGCCGGCTCGAGGAGGCCAGCGACAAACTGTCGCGGCCGACAAGCAGCGGTGACGTCAAGGACGAGTACATCGCGAGCTGCCGGGACCTGCTGGCGACATTGACCCCGCTCGAGCCGTACTGGGCGTATCCGGGCATGCCGCAGTTCTCCCGAGTATCGCGGCTGTTCTCGGCGGGCGACTACGACAAGTTCGCGCAGGCCGTAGGGCAGATCAACCGCGCGCTGACGACGGAGTCGTACCGCTCGGGCGACGTCGAACACGCCGGCCTCGACGAGCACGAGCTCTTCCCGATGGATCCCCGCCAGGTCGAAAGTCAGGCCGCCAAGAGCGTCGGCGTCCCCTACTTCGAGGTGCTGGTCGTCGAGTCGATGACCGAAGAACAGGAACGTGCGCTGCGCAACGAGGTGCGCAGCTGGCGCCGGCCCGACGACGAGTTCGTCTACGAGTTGGTCGTGGTGTCGAGCGGCGACGAGGCGCTGATCGCCGCACTGCTCAACGTCAACCTGCAGGCCGTCGTGATCCGCCGCCGCTTCTCACACCAGTCCACCCGCGACCTGTCGACGCTGTCGGAGTTCGTCGACACCAAGATCTCCGACGAGCTTTCCGACCACAAGACCCCCGACGAACGCGTCGAAATCCTGGCCACCTCGCTGTCGCACCTGCGACCGGAACTTGATCTGTATCTGATGACCGAGATCGAGGTCGAAGACGTCGCGGGGCGGCTCGGCCAATATTTCCGCCGCGTGTTCCATGCCCGCGAAGGTGTGCTCGAACTACACCTGTCGATCCTGCAGGGCGTGGCCGCGCGGTACCGCACACCGTTCTTCAACGCGCTCAAGGAGTACAGCCACCGGCCCACCGGCGTGTTCCACGCACTGCCGATCTCACAGGGCAAGTCGATCGTCAACTCGCACTGGATCAAGGATATGGTCGGGTTCTACGGACTCGACGTCTTCATGGCCGAAACCTCCTCCACCTGTGGTGGATTGGACTCACTGCTGGAGCCGACCGGACCGCTGCGCGAGGCACAACAACTGGCCGCCGACGCGTACGGATCCCGGCACACCTTCTTCGTCACCAACGGCACGTCGACGGCGAACAAGATCGTCACCCAATCGTTGGTGGCGCCGGGCGACATCGTGCTGCTCGACCGCAACTGCCACCAGTCCCACCACTACGGCATGATGCTGGCCGGCGCCCAGGTCGTCTACCTCGAGGCGTACGCGCTGCCGAACTACTCGATGTACGGCGCCGTTCCACTGCGGGAGATCAAGTCAAAGCTGTTGGCGCTGCGGCGGGCCGGGAAACTCGACCGCGTGAAGATGATCTCGCTGACCAACTGCACGTTCGACGGCATCGTCTACGACGTCAGCCGCGTCATGGAAGAGTGCCTGGCGATCAAGCCGGACCTCGTATTCCTCTGGGACGAGGCGTGGTTCGCGTTCGCGCGCTTCCACCCGGTGTTGCGCGAACGCACCGCGATGACGGCGGCCCGGAAACTTCGGGACAAGCTCAACGACGAGAACTACCGCCATCAGTACGAAGCGATGCTCGAAGCAGACGGGAAAGCGCCACCGACCGACAACGAACTGTTGAACCGCAGGCTGATGCCCGACCCGGCCAAGGCCCGCGTTCGGGTGTATGCCGCGCAGTCCACGCACAAGACGCTGACATCGCTGCGCCAGGGTTCGATGATCCACGTCTTCGACCAGGATTTCGGTCAGAAAGTCGCCGAGCCGTTCCACGAGGCGTATATGGCACATACGTCGACGTCGCCCAACTATCAGATCCTGGCATCGCTGGACCTGGGCCGCCGGCAGGTCGCCCTCGAGGGCTTCGAACTCGTACAGCGCCAGATCGAGAACGCGATGCAGCTGCGCGACGCGATCGACAACCATCCCCTGCTGAGCAAGTACATGGCGTGCCTGCGTACCTCCGACCTGATCCCCGACGAGTTCAGGCCGTCGCACATCGCGCAGCCGCTACGGACGGGCCTGCGCAACATGATGGCGGCATGGGACAGCGACGAGTTCGCCCTCGACCCGTCACGAATCACCCTGTCGATCGGTCGGACCGGCTACGACGGCGACACCTTCAAGCGGCAGCAGCTGATGGACCGGCACGGAGTGCAGATCAACAAGACGTCGCGCAACACGGTGCTGTTCATGACGAACATCGGCACCACCCGCAGCTCGGTGGCGTTCCTGGTGGAGGTGCTCGTCAAGATCGCCCGCGAACTCGACGAGCAGGTCTCCGAAATGGGACTCGGCGAGCGCGCCAGGTTCGAGCAGCGCGTCAAGCGGCTGACGGCCGCATCCACGTCGCAACCCGATTTCAGTGGCTTCCACGAGGTCTTCCGCGACCACAGCGGCGCCGAGGAGACGCCGGAAGGCGACGTGCGGCGGGCGTTCTATCTGTCGTACAACGACGCGAACTGCGAGTACCTGACCGACGAGGAGATCGTCGCCAAACTGGACGCCGGCATCGACGTGGTTTCGGCGACTTTCGTTACTCCGTACCCGCCCGGCTTCCCCGTGCTGGTACCCGGTCAGGTGTTCAGTCGCGAGATCCTGGCGTTCATCCGCGACCTCGACACACCTGAAATCCACGGCTATCAACCAGACTTCGGATTCCGCGTCTACACCGAGAAGGCAATCGAGGCGTGCGGGGCCGCCGGAGCGGCGTCCACCAACGGGCACCGGCTGTTCGACGCCGAACCGCCGGAGACGACGCCGGCGCCGAGTTGA
- a CDS encoding enoyl-CoA hydratase-related protein has product MSKYQHLIYENRGPVTVITINRPERMNAIGPQTHRELVDAWRRFRSDDDAFVGILTGAGEDAFSAGGDLKAALAGELEIGGSPDDGVLGPSRWTDIYKPTIAAVNGVAYAGGLEWACWTDLAIADEHATFGVTCRRWNIGLADGGTQRLTRILGYRRAIELIITGRVIDAAEAQRIGLVNEVVPRGTCLQRALELADSIAALPQPALRTDLEAARSGQGRPLEDGLRIEAQCFGRSIYASETAEGLRRFNERDHPDLAPAR; this is encoded by the coding sequence ATGAGCAAGTATCAGCACCTGATCTACGAGAACCGCGGACCGGTCACCGTCATCACGATCAACCGCCCCGAGCGCATGAATGCCATTGGCCCGCAGACTCATCGCGAGCTCGTTGACGCATGGCGCCGATTCCGCTCCGACGACGACGCGTTCGTCGGGATCCTCACCGGTGCGGGTGAGGACGCGTTCAGCGCCGGCGGCGACCTGAAGGCCGCACTGGCCGGCGAGCTGGAGATCGGCGGAAGCCCCGACGACGGCGTGCTCGGCCCGTCGCGATGGACCGACATCTACAAGCCCACCATCGCCGCGGTGAACGGCGTCGCCTACGCAGGTGGGCTGGAGTGGGCGTGCTGGACCGACCTCGCGATCGCCGACGAGCACGCCACGTTCGGGGTGACGTGCCGGCGCTGGAACATCGGGCTTGCCGACGGCGGCACTCAGCGGCTCACCCGCATCCTCGGCTATCGCCGGGCAATTGAACTGATCATCACCGGACGGGTCATCGACGCCGCCGAGGCCCAGCGCATCGGCCTCGTCAACGAGGTCGTGCCACGCGGCACCTGCCTGCAGCGAGCCCTTGAACTTGCCGACTCGATCGCTGCGCTGCCCCAGCCCGCGCTGCGCACCGACCTTGAAGCCGCCCGCAGCGGGCAGGGCAGACCGCTGGAGGACGGTCTGCGGATCGAGGCGCAGTGCTTCGGCCGGTCCATCTACGCGTCCGAGACAGCCGAGGGCCTACGGAGGTTCAACGAGCGCGATCACCCCGATCTCGCACCCGCGCGTTAG
- a CDS encoding aromatic ring-hydroxylating oxygenase subunit alpha yields the protein MATPTRASVADDVHIARRILAHIDAGTTDEGAPWREPVENYLEPTRFADELRMLRSYPSVFLPSAALPKPGDHVERDTFGVPLFAVRGRDGEARVFRNSCRHRGMALIEGPGCAQALVCRYHGWTYRLDGALSHVPHADAFPDLDMAARGLVEVESREVDGLIVIGPLDSPAPNADSAMAALADGSPWRDKLMPASRLVVVRPALRAMNWKVLVEQFLEGYHIRTTHKDTFYPIQYDDLNVVEPFGPNTRITFPFKNIERLRDRPESTWDIGHRVTYVYHLFPNVMVATFPNQVLVITIDPIDIDHTTVTIYALVTPDVIQRVSADPATSEGARNLLNDGGIEDNEMSEGVQRGLRAGANTFVEFGTHESAIGHFHATLDERLASMR from the coding sequence ATGGCCACTCCGACACGGGCGTCGGTTGCCGACGATGTGCATATCGCGCGCCGCATCCTGGCGCACATCGACGCCGGCACGACCGACGAAGGCGCCCCGTGGCGGGAGCCGGTCGAAAATTATTTGGAACCAACCCGATTCGCTGACGAACTGCGGATGTTGCGTTCGTATCCGAGCGTGTTCCTGCCGTCGGCGGCGCTACCCAAGCCCGGCGACCATGTCGAGCGGGACACCTTCGGCGTGCCACTGTTCGCGGTGCGCGGTCGCGACGGTGAAGCGAGGGTGTTCCGCAACTCCTGCCGGCATCGAGGCATGGCGCTGATCGAGGGGCCGGGGTGCGCCCAGGCCCTGGTGTGCCGGTATCACGGCTGGACATACCGTCTCGACGGCGCGCTGTCGCACGTCCCGCACGCCGACGCGTTCCCCGACCTGGACATGGCCGCCCGCGGACTGGTCGAAGTCGAGAGCCGGGAGGTCGACGGCTTGATCGTCATCGGGCCGCTGGACTCACCTGCCCCGAACGCGGATTCCGCGATGGCGGCGTTGGCCGACGGCAGCCCATGGCGAGACAAGCTGATGCCCGCCTCTCGGCTCGTGGTCGTCAGACCCGCCCTGCGCGCGATGAACTGGAAGGTGCTCGTCGAGCAGTTCCTCGAGGGCTACCACATCCGCACGACACACAAGGACACCTTCTACCCGATTCAGTACGACGACCTCAACGTCGTCGAGCCGTTCGGGCCCAACACCCGGATCACGTTCCCGTTCAAGAACATCGAGCGCCTGCGTGACCGTCCCGAGTCGACATGGGACATCGGCCACCGCGTGACCTACGTGTACCACCTGTTCCCCAACGTCATGGTCGCGACGTTCCCCAACCAGGTGCTGGTGATCACGATCGACCCTATCGACATCGACCACACCACGGTGACGATCTACGCCCTGGTCACGCCGGACGTGATTCAGCGGGTCTCGGCCGACCCCGCGACGTCCGAAGGTGCGCGAAACCTGCTGAACGACGGCGGAATCGAGGACAACGAGATGTCCGAGGGCGTCCAGCGCGGCCTGCGTGCGGGTGCCAACACATTCGTGGAATTCGGCACGCACGAAAGCGCGATCGGCCACTTCCATGCCACGCTCGACGAGCGGTTGGCGTCGATGCGATGA
- the gnd gene encoding phosphogluconate dehydrogenase (NAD(+)-dependent, decarboxylating), translating to MQLGMVGLGRMGANLVRRLMRDGHRCVVYDMNTAAVSELAGEGATASDSLNDFVQKLEKPRAVWLMLPAAVVDSTLDQLVELLEPGDTVIDGGNSYYRDDITRAKSLLTKNIHYVDCGTSGGVWGLERGYSLMIGGENEIVERLDPIFKTIAPGQGCAEPTPGRTRTDGTAQDGYLHCGPSGAGHFVKMVHNGVEYGMMAAIAEGLSIIKHADAGKVDRTVDAETTPLRDPWAYQYSIDVGEVAEVWRRGSVVGSWLVDLTADALARSPELDDFTGRVSDSGEGRWTVLAAVDEGVPAPVITTSLFERFSSRELGEFTDKLLSAMRSEFGGHAEKKS from the coding sequence ATGCAACTGGGCATGGTCGGGCTCGGCCGCATGGGTGCCAACCTGGTGCGACGGCTCATGCGCGACGGGCATCGCTGCGTGGTCTACGACATGAACACCGCTGCGGTGTCCGAGCTCGCCGGCGAGGGCGCGACGGCTTCGGATTCCCTGAATGATTTCGTGCAGAAGCTTGAGAAGCCGCGTGCGGTCTGGCTGATGCTGCCTGCGGCGGTGGTCGACTCGACGCTGGATCAACTCGTGGAACTGTTGGAGCCCGGCGACACTGTGATCGACGGCGGGAACTCCTACTACCGCGACGACATCACCCGAGCCAAGAGCCTGCTGACGAAGAACATCCACTACGTGGACTGCGGCACCAGCGGTGGCGTGTGGGGGCTCGAGCGCGGCTACAGCCTGATGATCGGTGGCGAGAACGAGATCGTCGAACGCCTCGATCCGATCTTCAAGACGATCGCACCGGGTCAGGGCTGTGCCGAACCGACTCCGGGCCGCACCCGCACCGACGGCACCGCGCAGGACGGCTATCTTCACTGCGGGCCAAGTGGCGCAGGGCATTTCGTGAAGATGGTGCACAACGGGGTGGAGTACGGGATGATGGCCGCCATCGCCGAGGGTTTGAGCATCATCAAGCACGCCGACGCGGGCAAGGTCGACCGGACGGTCGACGCGGAGACCACTCCATTGCGAGATCCGTGGGCCTACCAGTACTCGATCGACGTCGGGGAGGTCGCCGAAGTCTGGCGGCGCGGATCGGTGGTCGGCTCGTGGCTGGTGGATCTCACCGCCGACGCGCTGGCGCGATCGCCCGAGCTCGACGATTTCACCGGCCGGGTATCGGACTCCGGGGAAGGTCGCTGGACGGTGCTGGCCGCCGTTGACGAGGGAGTGCCTGCGCCGGTGATCACCACGTCGCTGTTCGAACGGTTCTCCTCCCGAGAGCTCGGTGAGTTCACCGACAAGCTCTTGTCGGCGATGCGCAGCGAGTTCGGCGGCCATGCCGAGAAGAAGAGCTAG